A stretch of Dehalogenimonas sp. THU2 DNA encodes these proteins:
- a CDS encoding DNA polymerase III subunit beta encodes MELPTYRIARGGRTIEQLNIEGKRSGQGFLAHKAVLVNALSRTLAERAMLLDLTIGRKGFLTYLKSLGGSNIVKIVPSNGDASVSRVAGKCLKVVCGANTSYLEHMAWVGEKTPLTLCDIRVSPSNSVSPNLGATELSDALSRVLPFTSDETARPILQCVLFQVKDGKLTLVSADGYRLAAMKLPFDGDEGQVLISRDDLKGVTGALRRARRVRLSLEKNGDKDPMSLVLDTELIRYTWRGCGGSFPDYEKLIPAEASTRASFDTNEAMKAVSSLRVVANVKAYALDLIIGDGKMVVSSTDDKGTAEIPADTTGEPIKVRLDGGYLAEALRASGGMVELKVKDARSPILFTTPDYELVVMPMLLPEGKKPADTAKTAEPAKAETPPPAEPAESKAETAEAVAPEPTVEPVPAEEVAQAVAEAEAITKAEKPKAKKPSKAKEPVAVACKSET; translated from the coding sequence ATGGAGTTGCCCACCTATCGGATAGCAAGAGGGGGTCGGACAATCGAACAACTGAATATCGAGGGCAAGCGTTCAGGTCAGGGCTTTTTAGCGCACAAGGCGGTACTGGTCAACGCCTTATCGAGAACACTCGCCGAAAGGGCGATGCTTCTTGACCTTACAATCGGGCGGAAAGGCTTTCTCACCTATCTTAAGTCTTTAGGCGGGTCGAATATCGTCAAGATAGTCCCGTCTAACGGCGATGCCAGCGTATCGCGGGTCGCCGGAAAATGCCTTAAGGTGGTCTGCGGAGCCAATACCAGCTACCTCGAACACATGGCCTGGGTCGGCGAAAAGACACCCCTTACCCTGTGCGACATCAGGGTAAGCCCCTCGAACTCGGTCAGCCCCAACCTCGGCGCGACGGAGCTATCGGACGCCCTTTCAAGGGTACTGCCCTTCACCTCGGATGAGACCGCCCGCCCCATTCTCCAATGTGTTCTCTTTCAGGTGAAAGACGGCAAGCTCACCTTAGTGAGTGCCGATGGCTACCGACTCGCCGCGATGAAGCTACCTTTCGACGGGGATGAGGGACAGGTGCTTATTAGCCGCGATGACCTTAAAGGCGTCACCGGCGCTCTTCGACGGGCGCGGCGGGTAAGGCTGTCGCTGGAAAAGAACGGCGACAAAGACCCCATGAGCCTAGTCCTCGACACGGAGCTAATCCGCTACACGTGGCGGGGATGCGGCGGGAGCTTCCCGGACTATGAGAAGCTGATACCCGCCGAAGCAAGTACCCGCGCCAGCTTCGATACCAACGAAGCGATGAAGGCGGTTAGCTCACTTAGGGTCGTCGCCAATGTCAAAGCCTACGCCTTAGACCTTATCATCGGAGACGGCAAGATGGTCGTCTCTAGCACCGACGACAAGGGGACGGCGGAGATACCCGCCGACACCACCGGCGAACCTATCAAGGTAAGGCTTGACGGCGGATATCTCGCCGAAGCATTAAGAGCCTCTGGCGGGATGGTCGAGCTTAAGGTCAAGGACGCAAGGTCGCCGATACTTTTCACCACGCCGGACTATGAGCTGGTGGTCATGCCGATGCTTCTGCCGGAAGGGAAAAAGCCGGCGGACACGGCCAAGACCGCCGAACCCGCGAAAGCCGAAACACCCCCGCCCGCCGAACCTGCCGAGTCGAAGGCCGAGACAGCCGAAGCGGTCGCGCCGGAACCGACAGTCGAGCCAGTACCCGCCGAGGAAGTCGCCCAAGCCGTCGCCGAAGCCGAGGCCATCACCAAGGCGGAGAAGCCGAAGGCCAAGAAGCCCAGCAAGGCGAAAGAACCAGTCGCCGTAGCCTGCAAGTCTGAAACTTGA